A window of Oxyura jamaicensis isolate SHBP4307 breed ruddy duck unplaced genomic scaffold, BPBGC_Ojam_1.0 oxyUn_random_OJ70078, whole genome shotgun sequence genomic DNA:
ctggcGGCGAGGTGGAGGCTGGCGGTGGGGCTCGGGGCCCCCCTTCATGTTTCGGGGTtcggcggcggcggccaggGTCCTGAGGAGACAAAAAGGTGGCGGTGGTGACTTGGGGGCCACcccctgacccccagctccagccccagcggCTGCGGCTCCTCCGCCCCCACCCCACGCCCCCGAGTTTCCCCGGGGGCACGTTTGGGGCTCCCCCACCTCCACCCTCCCCGCACACGGGGGCCGCGCGCCCAGCGCCGGGCGCGGGATGTGGGGCGCAGGATGTGGGCTCTCACCGGCGctcagcccttgcagaacttGAGGGCGGCGCAGACGTCCTGGGGCTCGTCGTCGTTCTGCAGCGCCTCGGCGATCTGCTCGCTGAACTTCTTCACCATGGACTTGCACAGCCGGCCCAGGCCCTTCATGGTGCCGCACACCTTGCGCAGCGCCTCGTCGATGGCGTCCTGCGggcccccgcccccggcccgggggcgggggggggccccccgcccccccccccccccccaggctcaCCCCGATCCCCCTCACCTCGTCGGGGTCGTCCCCCACCatcttcttcagctgctgcagcaccttggTGCAGATGTTgcatttcttccccttgcccgGCAGCGCCGCGTCGTCTTCGTCCTCGTCCCACTGCGGGGACCACGCAGACCCTCAGGGCCGTGCCGGgtcccccccctctccccccccgcTCCACGACCCAAGGGGGGGCTGCCCCACGGCGCGCCCCACGCCTGGGGCTCGTCCTCACCGTGGCCAGGCTGTCCCAGAGCTGGCggcactgctgctccttctggCACTGGATGGCCGTGGCCACGTCGCGGCACCAGGACGCGGGGCCGCCCTGGCACAGCTCGGCCACCTCCTTCGCCTGAGCGACTGCGAGGGGACCGAGGTGCTTAGTATGGCTGCCCCACGGCCACCCCACGGCCACCCCATGACCCCATGGCCACCCCACGGCCACCCTACAGCCACCCCACGGCCGCCCCACGGCCACCCCACGGCCACCCCATGGCCCCATGGCCACTCCACGgccaccccacagccaccccacagccaccccatAGCCCCATGGCCGCCCCATGGCCACCCCACGGCCACCCCATGGCCCCATGGCCACCCCACGGCCACCCTATGACCCCATGGCCACCCTACAGCCACCCCATGgccaccccacagccaccccacGGCCACCCCATGACCCCATGGCCACTCCACGGCCACCCCATGACCCCATGgccaccccacagccaccccacGGCCACCCCACGGCAGGAGCACATCAGTCCCCAAAGCCCCTGAGTGccccaggtgtcccc
This region includes:
- the LOC118159397 gene encoding antimicrobial peptide NK-lysin-like, with amino-acid sequence MGPWGGRGVAVGRPWGGCRVAVGWPWGHGVAVGWPWGSHTKHLGPLAVAQAKEVAELCQGGPASWCRDVATAIQCQKEQQCRQLWDSLATWDEDEDDAALPGKGKKCNICTKVLQQLKKMVGDDPDEDAIDEALRKVCGTMKGLGRLCKSMVKKFSEQIAEALQNDDEPQDVCAALKFCKG